The following proteins are co-located in the Bos indicus isolate NIAB-ARS_2022 breed Sahiwal x Tharparkar chromosome 8, NIAB-ARS_B.indTharparkar_mat_pri_1.0, whole genome shotgun sequence genome:
- the RNF183 gene encoding E3 ubiquitin-protein ligase RNF183 isoform X1, whose protein sequence is MAEQQGREPECPVCWNPFNNTFHTPKVLDCCHSFCVECLAHISLVTPTRRRLLCPLCRHPTVLASGQPVTDLPTDTAVLTLLRLEPHHVILEGHQLCLKDQPKSRYFLRQPRVYTLDLGPEPASQAGQPQDVGPSTRPVPIRSRYSLRECFRNPHFRIFAYMMAVILCGTVLFIFSIFCTRRFFWGVG, encoded by the coding sequence ATGGCAGAGCAGCAGGGCCGGgagcctgagtgccctgtctGCTGGAACCCCTTCAACAACACATTCCACACCCCCAAAGTGCTGGACTGCTGCCATTCCTTCTGCGTGGAATGCCTGGCCCACATCAGCCTGGTGACTCCGACGCGACGCCGCTTGCTGTGCCCTCTGTGTCGCCACCCCACCGTGCTGGCCTCCGGACAGCCTGTCACTGACTTGCCCACGGATACCGCCGTGCTCACCCTGCTCCGCCTGGAGCCCCACCACGTCATCCTGGAAGGCCACCAGCTCTGCCTCAAGGACCAGCCCAAGAGCCGCTACTTCCTGCGCCAGCCCCGGGTCTACACGCTGGACCTGGGCCCTGAGCCTGCGAGTCAGGCTGGGCAGCCCCAGGACGTGGGCCCTAGCACCAGGCCAGTCCCCATCCGCAGCCGTTACTCGCTGCGGGAGTGTTTCCGCAACCCGCACTTCCGGATCTTCGCCTACATGATGGCGGTCATCCTCTGCGGCACCGTGCTGTtcatcttctccatcttttgcaCCAGACGATTCTTCTGGGGCGTGGGGTGA